One genomic region from Haloterrigena gelatinilytica encodes:
- a CDS encoding ABC transporter permease, producing MTLAIYVRKRVLASIPVLLGVTALTFSLLHLTPGDPVDAVLGFREVDPAVRESLKAEYNLDRPVWEQYLLWLRDALVLEFGRSPITGRDVGATIADRLPYTLVLGGAAWLCSLLIGIPAGVVAAVKRGEPADEVSRIAALAGIATPNFWLGLVLLFVFSVHLGWFRVIPPDAPLLSPATLRFLVLPTITLGTASAALVARLLRSSMLRELNASYVRTARAKGLRERTVICKHVLRNSLTAVVTVAGLQLTLLVDGAVVVEQVFSWPGIGRLLVGAIGQRDLPTVQATVLVVAVSVVLANLLVDIVYAVLDPRIRHER from the coding sequence ATGACGCTGGCCATCTACGTCCGAAAGCGGGTGCTGGCTTCGATCCCGGTACTGCTGGGTGTGACGGCCCTGACGTTTTCGCTCCTCCACCTGACGCCGGGGGATCCGGTCGACGCCGTGCTCGGCTTTCGGGAGGTCGACCCGGCCGTCAGGGAGTCGCTGAAAGCCGAGTACAACCTCGACCGCCCGGTCTGGGAACAGTATCTGCTCTGGCTGCGCGACGCGCTCGTCCTCGAGTTCGGCCGGTCGCCGATCACGGGTCGCGACGTCGGGGCGACGATCGCCGACCGGCTGCCCTACACGCTCGTGCTCGGGGGCGCGGCGTGGCTCTGTTCGCTCCTGATCGGGATTCCGGCGGGGGTCGTCGCGGCCGTCAAGCGGGGCGAACCCGCCGACGAGGTCAGCCGCATCGCGGCCCTCGCCGGTATCGCGACGCCGAACTTCTGGCTGGGGCTGGTCCTCCTGTTCGTCTTCAGCGTCCACCTCGGCTGGTTCCGGGTCATTCCGCCCGACGCGCCGCTTTTGAGCCCCGCGACGCTGCGATTTCTGGTCCTGCCGACCATCACGCTCGGGACGGCCTCGGCCGCGCTCGTCGCGCGCCTGCTGCGCTCGTCGATGCTCCGGGAACTGAACGCGTCGTACGTCCGGACCGCCCGCGCGAAGGGGCTGCGCGAGCGAACGGTGATCTGCAAACACGTCCTTCGCAACTCCCTGACCGCCGTCGTCACCGTCGCCGGCCTCCAGTTGACCCTCCTCGTCGACGGCGCGGTCGTCGTCGAGCAGGTGTTCTCCTGGCCCGGCATAGGGCGGCTCCTGGTCGGCGCGATCGGACAGCGCGACCTCCCGACCGTCCAGGCGACGGTGCTGGTCGTCGCCGTCTCGGTCGTCCTCGCGAACCTGCTCGTCGATATCGTCTACGCCGTCCTCGACCCGCGGATCAGACACGAACGGTGA
- a CDS encoding ABC transporter permease: MTRETPDRSTTDRGRIRIEGFDEAVAADRDDDAVDPWADGRANDAETPSRGRFEDAWRRFRSNRTAVLGLAIIAALSVVAVFARPIAFSTAEYTITVQPFSLAPYDPAEMYVGPPNAGPSAAHPFGTDWAGRDLFSRVLVGGRFSLSIGVVAVALALVVGIPLGAIAGYFGGWVDELVMRVVDTLYAFPFLVLAIAVVAVVGRGYWNIVAALALTGWIGYARLLRGEILSVKEREYVTAARALGTPDRTIIARHVVPNAVAPVVVQATLNVGTVVLTAAALGFLGLGLEPSTAEWGSMLANGRDSIAAGHWHRTVFPGLAIFLFVMAINLVGDGINDALDPQGETAERRRR; encoded by the coding sequence ATGACACGAGAGACACCGGATCGATCGACGACCGACCGCGGTCGGATTCGCATCGAGGGGTTCGACGAGGCGGTCGCGGCCGACCGCGACGACGACGCCGTCGATCCCTGGGCCGACGGACGGGCGAACGACGCCGAGACCCCGTCTCGAGGCCGTTTCGAGGACGCCTGGCGCCGCTTTCGATCGAACCGAACGGCCGTGCTCGGCCTCGCGATCATCGCGGCGCTCTCGGTCGTCGCGGTCTTCGCCCGCCCGATCGCGTTCTCGACGGCCGAGTACACGATCACGGTCCAGCCGTTCTCGCTGGCGCCGTACGATCCCGCCGAGATGTACGTCGGGCCGCCCAACGCCGGACCGTCGGCGGCCCACCCCTTCGGAACCGACTGGGCGGGCCGGGACCTGTTCTCCCGGGTCCTCGTCGGCGGGCGGTTCAGCCTCAGCATCGGGGTCGTCGCCGTCGCGCTCGCGCTGGTCGTCGGGATTCCGCTGGGCGCGATCGCCGGCTACTTCGGCGGCTGGGTCGACGAACTCGTCATGCGGGTCGTCGACACCCTCTACGCGTTCCCGTTTCTGGTGCTCGCGATCGCCGTCGTGGCGGTCGTCGGCCGCGGCTACTGGAACATCGTCGCCGCGCTCGCACTGACCGGCTGGATCGGCTACGCCCGCCTGCTGCGCGGGGAGATCCTCTCGGTGAAAGAACGCGAGTACGTTACCGCCGCGAGGGCCCTCGGGACGCCGGACCGGACCATCATCGCCAGACACGTCGTTCCGAACGCCGTCGCCCCCGTCGTCGTCCAGGCGACGCTGAACGTCGGGACGGTCGTCCTGACGGCCGCGGCGCTGGGCTTTCTGGGCCTCGGCCTCGAGCCGAGCACCGCCGAGTGGGGATCGATGCTCGCGAACGGCCGCGATTCGATCGCCGCCGGCCACTGGCACCGCACCGTCTTCCCCGGGCTGGCGATCTTCCTGTTCGTGATGGCGATCAACCTCGTCGGCGACGGGATCAACGACGCGCTCGATCCGCAGGGCGAGACCGCCGAACGGAGGCGTCGGTAG
- a CDS encoding DUF7344 domain-containing protein: MTDEPADTEESDPLSKGEIFEVLRNQRRRYVLQYLKQDGRPVALGDLAQQVAAWEYDTIPEKVTPEQRKRVYTTLQQTHLPKMDKSGILVFDSETGVIEATDRTRDISVYLEIVPGREFAWRELYLSLGAISSALVAALWLEIYPLTLLSNLTWAGIIAVTVTLAAVAHIYHERNMRLGHGDQPPELSYTSDK, translated from the coding sequence GTGACTGACGAACCGGCAGACACCGAGGAGAGCGATCCGCTTTCGAAGGGCGAAATCTTCGAAGTGCTGCGCAACCAGCGGCGACGCTACGTGTTGCAGTACCTGAAACAGGACGGTCGACCCGTCGCGCTCGGCGACCTCGCCCAGCAGGTCGCCGCCTGGGAGTACGACACGATCCCCGAGAAGGTGACGCCCGAACAGCGAAAGCGCGTCTACACGACCCTCCAGCAGACCCACCTCCCGAAGATGGACAAGTCCGGAATCCTCGTCTTTGACTCCGAGACGGGCGTCATCGAGGCGACCGACCGAACGCGGGACATCAGCGTCTACCTGGAGATCGTCCCCGGCCGCGAGTTCGCTTGGCGGGAACTGTACCTCTCGCTGGGGGCGATCAGTTCCGCGCTGGTGGCCGCGCTGTGGCTCGAGATCTATCCGCTGACGCTCCTGTCCAATCTGACGTGGGCCGGGATCATCGCCGTGACGGTCACGCTGGCGGCGGTCGCCCACATCTACCACGAGCGGAACATGCGGCTCGGCCACGGCGATCAGCCGCCCGAGCTCAGTTACACGAGCGACAAGTAG
- a CDS encoding ABC transporter substrate-binding protein encodes MAHTGEGDFDRFPRRSVLAGLGGFGVAGAAGCISTNPGVELESDAEELIFEGFQEAGVEPPVETTIYSNAENEGRKRWAQLVQRELDDTDLFDVSFETLEWTSYIDLVNNMAANEENALVCLGFIGGWDPHQYVYPGFHSDSFTPTGLNINHYENERVDELIDEGVATVDEDDRVAIYEELQELLVEESPLSFVRAPEEIVTYRADAVDGFRTYPVPGDEYKSIYAPTLGVYTELAADETELVGDVGTKIDSYDPVRAADDVSHMATGLLYEQLLEIDFDGSVRPLLATDWHRIDERTWRFELREGVRFHTGEPFTAADVEATLERYEGSPSERDVYTWYESADVLGDHEIEITLRRPYGPLEIAVAQVPILPKAVADGTHDISERPVGTGPYAFEKHEPARLWRLVANEDHWHDGSNGVPETPPIETVTMRIITETSARRGALETGDIHLTTGLPNESLDAFEDDDGFVVDRTTGAAVDFLGYPSYREPFSNPKVRRGIGRLIPRQRIIEDVFNGAGTAAYTPISPTHETFVDPEFEARIVDEYFS; translated from the coding sequence ATGGCACACACTGGTGAGGGTGATTTCGATCGATTCCCTCGTCGATCGGTGCTCGCCGGGCTGGGGGGGTTCGGCGTCGCCGGCGCGGCCGGCTGTATCAGCACCAACCCCGGGGTCGAACTCGAGAGCGACGCGGAAGAACTCATCTTCGAGGGCTTTCAGGAGGCGGGCGTCGAACCGCCCGTCGAGACGACGATTTACTCGAACGCCGAGAACGAGGGACGAAAGCGGTGGGCGCAGTTGGTCCAACGCGAACTGGACGACACCGATCTGTTCGACGTCTCGTTCGAGACCCTCGAGTGGACCTCCTACATCGATCTGGTCAACAACATGGCCGCCAACGAGGAGAACGCGCTCGTCTGTCTGGGATTTATCGGCGGCTGGGACCCGCACCAATACGTCTATCCGGGCTTTCACTCCGACAGTTTCACTCCGACCGGCCTCAACATCAACCACTACGAGAACGAGCGGGTCGACGAGCTCATCGACGAGGGCGTCGCGACCGTCGACGAGGACGATCGCGTCGCGATCTACGAGGAGTTGCAGGAACTCCTCGTCGAGGAATCGCCGCTGTCGTTCGTTCGCGCGCCCGAGGAGATCGTCACCTACCGCGCCGACGCGGTCGACGGGTTCCGGACGTATCCGGTCCCCGGCGACGAGTACAAGTCGATCTACGCGCCGACGCTCGGCGTCTACACGGAACTCGCCGCCGACGAGACCGAACTCGTCGGCGACGTGGGGACGAAGATCGACAGCTACGATCCGGTCCGAGCGGCCGACGACGTCTCGCACATGGCCACGGGCCTGCTCTACGAACAGCTCCTCGAGATCGACTTCGACGGGAGCGTGCGACCGCTGCTCGCGACCGACTGGCACCGGATCGACGAACGGACCTGGCGGTTCGAGTTGCGAGAGGGCGTCCGGTTCCACACCGGCGAACCGTTTACCGCCGCGGACGTCGAAGCGACCCTCGAGCGCTACGAGGGATCGCCCAGCGAACGGGACGTGTACACCTGGTACGAGAGCGCGGACGTCCTCGGCGACCACGAGATCGAGATCACGCTCCGGCGGCCGTACGGGCCACTGGAAATAGCGGTCGCACAGGTGCCGATCCTCCCGAAAGCCGTCGCGGACGGCACGCACGACATCTCCGAGCGACCGGTCGGAACGGGTCCGTACGCGTTCGAGAAGCACGAGCCCGCCCGGCTCTGGCGGCTGGTCGCCAACGAGGACCACTGGCACGACGGGAGCAACGGCGTCCCCGAAACGCCGCCGATCGAGACCGTAACGATGCGGATCATCACGGAAACGTCGGCCCGCCGCGGCGCCCTCGAGACGGGCGATATCCACCTGACGACGGGCCTCCCGAACGAGAGCCTCGACGCGTTCGAGGACGACGACGGGTTCGTCGTCGACCGGACGACCGGCGCGGCCGTCGACTTCCTGGGCTATCCGAGCTACCGCGAGCCCTTCTCCAATCCGAAGGTCCGGCGCGGGATCGGGCGGCTCATCCCGCGCCAGCGGATCATCGAGGACGTGTTCAACGGCGCCGGCACTGCGGCCTACACGCCGATCTCCCCGACCCACGAGACGTTCGTCGATCCGGAGTTCGAAGCGCGCATCGTCGACGAGTACTTCAGCTAA
- a CDS encoding competence/damage-inducible protein A: MEAAILTVGDEVLAGDIANTNAKWLASRLTDRGATVDRILTLPDDRDRIAATIREWTDALDAVIVTGGLGGTHDDVTADSLADAFDRELVVDESVRRDVHETVAEYRDLDPESVAPEELDFDVDAWAALPAGSRPLLNPEGLCPGCVLENVYAFPGVPAELKALFGQIAGEFSGDAVSRTVYTPQPEASVVDAIADARERFDVTIGSYPDTERRNRLKVTGTDPETVDRALEWLADRIDLVSEA; this comes from the coding sequence ATGGAGGCCGCCATTCTCACCGTCGGCGACGAAGTGCTCGCCGGCGATATCGCGAATACGAACGCGAAGTGGCTCGCGAGCCGGTTGACCGATCGCGGCGCGACCGTCGATCGGATTCTCACCCTCCCCGACGACCGCGACCGCATCGCGGCGACGATCCGGGAGTGGACGGACGCCCTCGACGCCGTGATCGTGACCGGCGGGCTCGGCGGTACTCACGACGACGTCACCGCCGATTCCCTCGCGGACGCGTTCGACCGCGAGCTCGTCGTCGACGAGTCCGTCCGTCGAGACGTCCACGAGACCGTCGCGGAGTACCGCGATCTCGATCCCGAGTCGGTCGCGCCCGAGGAGCTCGACTTCGACGTCGACGCTTGGGCGGCGCTGCCCGCCGGGAGCCGACCGCTGCTGAATCCCGAGGGGCTCTGCCCCGGCTGCGTCCTCGAGAATGTGTACGCCTTCCCGGGCGTGCCCGCGGAGCTGAAAGCGCTGTTCGGGCAGATCGCCGGGGAATTTAGCGGCGACGCCGTCTCGAGGACCGTCTACACGCCACAGCCGGAGGCGTCGGTCGTCGACGCGATCGCCGACGCTCGCGAGCGCTTCGACGTGACGATCGGCAGCTATCCGGACACGGAGCGGCGAAACCGCCTGAAGGTGACCGGTACCGATCCCGAGACCGTCGATCGAGCCCTCGAGTGGCTCGCCGACCGGATCGACCTCGTCTCGGAAGCGTAG
- a CDS encoding polymer-forming cytoskeletal protein, with amino-acid sequence MRIRQLQWGDRGISIVIGTVLLVGIVTITMAILATAILGTDFIDRSPEADIVYEEDQNGTVLIALADARGLSAGNTELQLRGAGSCGSWDGDGTLGKGSVTLLEGSDCPDSLEEGDVIQVISSGTLVDTYELRGVSLGLCEEAIDDGSLTITSGEELTCNLGDDSERVDVDLTMHGGELNGMANLSMAGSLDLHGGTINGDVDSERISELETEWTITGDFRIPDSAESDTVALKRDTEVGERILSEKRSVSLTDAYVGDGVTVTGTDELLKLEGESSIDGDVLADRNTVRIGSDSIITGPVTAGEVTLESRSTVENTLDADDDVTLKSNAVVRNDVTGVDVLLKDGATIEGDATASTITCEGSATVEGTVDADENNGC; translated from the coding sequence ATGCGGATACGTCAGCTTCAGTGGGGAGACCGCGGCATCTCGATCGTCATCGGGACGGTGCTGCTCGTCGGAATCGTGACGATAACGATGGCGATCCTCGCGACGGCGATTCTCGGGACGGACTTCATCGATCGGTCGCCGGAGGCCGATATCGTCTACGAAGAGGACCAGAACGGGACGGTACTGATCGCGTTGGCCGACGCTCGAGGCCTGTCCGCCGGGAACACCGAACTCCAACTGCGGGGCGCCGGGAGTTGCGGCTCCTGGGACGGCGACGGGACGCTCGGAAAGGGCTCGGTCACGCTTCTCGAGGGCAGCGACTGTCCGGACTCGCTCGAGGAGGGCGACGTGATTCAGGTGATCAGTTCGGGTACGCTGGTGGATACGTACGAGTTACGCGGCGTGTCGTTAGGCCTGTGCGAGGAAGCGATCGACGACGGGTCACTGACGATCACGTCCGGCGAGGAACTCACGTGTAACCTCGGTGACGACTCGGAGCGGGTCGACGTCGATCTGACCATGCACGGTGGCGAACTGAACGGGATGGCCAATCTGAGTATGGCCGGCAGTCTCGATCTCCACGGTGGAACGATCAACGGCGATGTCGACAGTGAACGGATCTCCGAGCTAGAGACCGAGTGGACGATCACCGGCGATTTCAGGATTCCCGATAGCGCGGAAAGCGATACGGTCGCGCTCAAGAGGGACACCGAAGTGGGCGAGCGCATTCTGTCCGAGAAACGGTCGGTCTCTCTCACTGACGCATACGTCGGGGACGGTGTAACCGTGACCGGCACTGACGAACTACTGAAACTCGAGGGAGAATCGTCGATCGACGGCGACGTCCTCGCGGATCGTAATACGGTTCGAATCGGATCGGACAGCATCATCACGGGGCCGGTTACTGCAGGCGAAGTGACGCTCGAATCCAGATCGACGGTCGAGAATACCCTCGACGCCGACGACGACGTCACGCTCAAGAGCAACGCGGTCGTTCGGAACGACGTAACCGGCGTGGACGTGCTGCTCAAAGACGGCGCGACGATCGAAGGAGATGCGACGGCGAGCACGATTACGTGCGAGGGATCGGCGACCGTCGAGGGGACCGTCGACGCCGACGAGAACAACGGCTGCTGA
- a CDS encoding IucA/IucC family protein: protein MTGTNRGPRDRPTLRTAAERATVGTATRYARTHDLSQPAEAAYLEALEGSRREICHRFARGILRGDPAGFPAARFVDLESTSTSAVADAIRTSAIASVLEGGSLESVADAVVAAVPESCRRLAVVPCSDSRTLLFVPIERRQGYDRYQPVGPLYRWTAGDLTALDHPVDLVPILECEGAFSDAEQAERIRGEVAESVANLALARLAGDAHARTVARDENDAEADECPLETVADVIPAADDAAAFERIVTDGHPFHPSGKIRRGMTPAEGLAYAPEFTDRIDLRFVAIDREYALETRAGEHADGGTGVDGERLTDRLFATFDGLEDALERALPADRDPDACAVVPVHPLQYHRTIPDRYADRIDDGRVVPIPDYAHPATPQLNLRTVVPYDIDRTAHVDGPLPHLKLAIPVQTTNVVRTLSPHAVANGPQVTDVVRAIAERVCLESLGLLAEPAATCYHAPGGPHPCGEAYDDARHLSGLLRTNPAAHPLVRNGPDSAYPVVASSLVADSPVSGRPLVCDLIERYATARGRSDRADAALAFLERYAAVVVPEQLRLCCKYGIALESHLQNSLVVFDAADATPTATLIRDLGGIRVHEGRLETRELSLEPYPDSDLEADGEADLHRKLYYALFQNHLAELVATVCHELGVDERACWERIREQCERAFADLRADEGVPEERIRRDEHALFDEPATHKALTAMRLRGKRHEYVTSEVSNPLSELSDAARAAGRSDRARHGE from the coding sequence ATGACCGGGACGAACCGCGGGCCTCGCGACCGCCCCACACTCCGCACGGCGGCCGAACGGGCGACCGTCGGTACCGCGACCCGATACGCTCGGACGCACGACCTCTCGCAGCCGGCCGAGGCCGCCTATCTCGAGGCCCTCGAGGGTTCCCGACGCGAAATCTGCCATCGATTCGCCCGCGGGATACTCCGCGGCGATCCGGCCGGGTTTCCCGCGGCTCGGTTCGTCGACCTCGAGTCGACGTCGACGTCGGCCGTCGCGGACGCGATTCGGACGTCAGCGATAGCGTCGGTGCTCGAGGGAGGATCCCTCGAATCGGTCGCCGACGCCGTCGTCGCGGCGGTTCCCGAATCCTGTCGTCGACTCGCCGTCGTCCCGTGTTCCGACTCCAGGACCCTCCTGTTCGTTCCGATCGAACGGCGTCAGGGCTACGATCGGTACCAGCCCGTCGGGCCGCTCTATCGCTGGACGGCGGGAGACCTCACGGCGCTGGATCACCCCGTCGATCTCGTTCCGATCCTCGAGTGCGAGGGGGCGTTCAGCGACGCCGAGCAGGCCGAGCGGATCCGCGGTGAGGTGGCCGAGAGCGTCGCCAATCTCGCGCTCGCGCGACTGGCCGGCGACGCTCACGCGCGGACCGTCGCTCGCGACGAGAACGACGCCGAGGCGGACGAATGTCCGCTCGAGACCGTCGCGGACGTGATTCCGGCGGCCGACGACGCCGCCGCGTTCGAGCGCATCGTCACCGACGGCCACCCGTTCCATCCGAGCGGCAAGATCCGACGCGGAATGACTCCGGCGGAGGGGCTGGCCTACGCGCCCGAGTTCACCGACCGGATCGATCTCCGGTTCGTCGCGATCGACCGCGAGTACGCCCTCGAGACGCGCGCCGGAGAGCACGCGGACGGCGGGACCGGGGTCGACGGCGAGCGCCTGACCGATCGCCTCTTCGCGACCTTCGACGGCCTCGAGGACGCGCTCGAGCGAGCGCTACCGGCCGACCGCGATCCGGACGCGTGCGCCGTCGTTCCCGTCCATCCCCTCCAGTACCACCGAACGATCCCGGACCGCTACGCCGACCGGATCGACGACGGTCGCGTCGTCCCGATTCCCGACTACGCGCACCCGGCGACGCCGCAGTTGAACCTCCGCACGGTCGTTCCGTACGACATCGACCGAACGGCCCACGTCGACGGCCCGCTTCCGCACCTCAAACTCGCGATCCCCGTCCAGACGACTAACGTCGTGCGGACGCTGTCGCCCCACGCGGTCGCCAACGGACCGCAGGTGACCGACGTCGTGCGGGCGATCGCCGAGCGGGTATGCCTCGAGTCGCTGGGGCTGCTGGCCGAACCCGCGGCGACCTGCTATCACGCGCCCGGCGGCCCCCATCCGTGCGGCGAGGCGTACGACGACGCCCGGCACCTGTCGGGATTGCTGCGAACGAATCCCGCGGCGCATCCGCTCGTCCGGAACGGTCCGGACAGCGCGTACCCCGTCGTCGCCTCGAGCCTCGTCGCCGACTCGCCGGTTTCCGGCCGACCGCTCGTCTGCGATCTGATCGAGCGGTACGCGACGGCGCGCGGTCGTTCGGACCGCGCGGACGCCGCGCTCGCGTTCCTCGAGCGCTACGCCGCGGTCGTCGTCCCCGAACAGTTGCGGCTGTGTTGCAAGTACGGGATCGCCCTCGAGAGCCACCTCCAGAACAGCCTGGTCGTCTTCGACGCCGCGGACGCGACCCCGACGGCGACGCTGATCCGGGACCTCGGCGGCATTCGGGTGCACGAGGGGCGACTCGAGACCCGCGAACTCTCGCTCGAGCCGTATCCGGATTCGGACCTCGAGGCCGACGGTGAGGCCGATCTCCACCGGAAACTGTACTACGCGCTCTTCCAGAACCACCTCGCCGAACTCGTCGCGACGGTCTGTCACGAACTCGGCGTCGACGAGCGCGCGTGTTGGGAGCGAATCCGGGAGCAGTGTGAGCGCGCGTTCGCTGACCTGCGCGCCGACGAGGGCGTCCCCGAGGAACGGATTCGGCGCGACGAACACGCGCTGTTCGACGAGCCAGCGACGCACAAGGCGCTGACCGCGATGCGACTGCGGGGGAAACGCCACGAGTACGTCACGAGCGAGGTGTCGAATCCACTGTCAGAACTGTCAGACGCGGCTCGAGCGGCCGGCCGCTCGGATCGTGCTCGTCACGGAGAATAG
- the coaBC gene encoding bifunctional phosphopantothenoylcysteine decarboxylase/phosphopantothenate--cysteine ligase CoaBC translates to MLEGVNVALGVTGSIAAVKTVELAHELRRQGAEVRGVMTGSAQGIIHPWAVEFATDNEVVTEITGSVEHVELCGNDGWADVFLIAPATANTVGKIAGAVDDTAVTTCATTALGADTPVVVAPAMHEPMYDHPGVLEAIDTVAEWGVDFVDPRLEEGKAKIASEEAIVCDVARAAGERSLEGERVVVTGGATAESIDPVRVITNRSSGKMGRAVARACYARGADVTLVHGVVGPRPIGDGDGPPETDGDGNLPYAAVRHVESASEMLAATRDACADADALVSAAAIGDYTVEGSDEKIRSGQQLSLDLEPTPKLIDEVREARPDLPIVGFKTETSGDEAAMIEKARETLERAGLAFVVANDAGVMGSDRTAALLVHDADAARYEGTKAGLGGEIADSIAAVVGNNSL, encoded by the coding sequence ATGCTCGAGGGAGTCAACGTCGCGCTCGGAGTGACGGGGTCGATCGCGGCCGTCAAGACGGTCGAACTGGCCCACGAGTTGCGACGACAGGGGGCCGAGGTGCGCGGCGTCATGACCGGCAGCGCGCAGGGAATCATCCATCCCTGGGCCGTGGAGTTCGCGACGGACAACGAGGTCGTCACCGAGATCACCGGCAGCGTCGAGCACGTCGAACTCTGTGGCAACGACGGCTGGGCCGACGTGTTCCTGATCGCGCCGGCGACGGCGAACACGGTCGGCAAGATCGCCGGTGCGGTCGACGACACGGCCGTGACGACCTGCGCGACGACCGCGCTCGGTGCCGACACGCCGGTCGTCGTCGCCCCCGCGATGCACGAACCGATGTACGACCACCCCGGCGTCCTCGAGGCCATCGACACCGTCGCCGAGTGGGGCGTCGACTTCGTCGATCCGCGCCTCGAGGAGGGGAAGGCCAAGATCGCCAGCGAGGAGGCGATCGTCTGCGACGTGGCCCGCGCGGCCGGCGAGCGATCGCTCGAGGGCGAGCGCGTCGTCGTCACCGGCGGCGCGACCGCCGAGTCGATCGATCCCGTGCGCGTGATCACGAACCGGTCGTCGGGGAAGATGGGGCGTGCGGTCGCGAGGGCCTGCTACGCTCGCGGCGCGGACGTGACGCTGGTCCACGGCGTCGTCGGCCCGCGACCGATCGGGGACGGCGACGGGCCGCCGGAAACCGACGGCGACGGGAACCTCCCCTACGCCGCCGTCCGGCACGTCGAGAGCGCGAGCGAGATGCTCGCGGCGACCCGCGACGCCTGTGCGGACGCGGACGCGCTGGTTTCGGCGGCCGCGATCGGCGACTACACCGTCGAGGGCAGCGACGAGAAGATCCGCTCCGGCCAGCAGCTCTCACTCGACCTCGAGCCGACGCCGAAACTCATCGACGAGGTCCGCGAGGCGCGACCCGACCTGCCGATCGTCGGCTTCAAGACCGAGACCTCCGGCGACGAGGCGGCGATGATCGAGAAGGCCCGCGAGACGCTCGAGCGCGCGGGCCTGGCCTTCGTCGTCGCCAACGACGCGGGCGTGATGGGATCGGATCGGACCGCGGCGCTGCTGGTCCACGACGCCGACGCCGCCCGCTACGAGGGAACGAAGGCGGGACTGGGCGGCGAAATCGCCGACTCGATCGCGGCAGTCGTCGGAAACAACTCATTATAA
- the hpt gene encoding hypoxanthine/guanine phosphoribosyltransferase, which yields MDQLKRSLLEAPIIEKNGYHYFVHPISDGVPKLDPGLLREIVIRIIRKAELEDVDRIVTPAAMGIHISTAVSLMTDIPLTVIRKRQYGLDDEVAISQQTGYSENEMYINDVREGEKVLVLDDVLSTGGTLAAVLDALDEIGAEVIDTVAVIKKVGGENKAADAGHDVKTLINVDVVDGEVVIVDEGGDS from the coding sequence ATGGATCAGTTGAAGCGGTCGCTTCTCGAGGCGCCGATCATCGAGAAAAACGGTTACCACTACTTCGTCCACCCGATCAGCGACGGCGTGCCGAAACTCGACCCCGGCCTGCTCCGGGAGATCGTCATCCGAATCATTCGGAAGGCGGAGCTCGAGGACGTCGATCGGATCGTCACGCCGGCGGCGATGGGGATCCACATTTCGACCGCGGTCTCGCTGATGACCGACATCCCGCTGACCGTCATCCGGAAGCGCCAGTACGGCCTCGACGACGAGGTCGCCATCTCCCAGCAGACCGGCTACTCGGAGAACGAGATGTACATCAACGACGTCCGCGAGGGCGAGAAGGTGCTCGTGCTCGACGACGTCCTCTCGACGGGCGGCACGCTCGCGGCCGTCCTCGACGCCCTCGACGAGATCGGCGCCGAGGTCATCGACACGGTCGCGGTCATCAAGAAGGTCGGCGGCGAGAACAAGGCCGCGGACGCCGGCCACGACGTCAAGACGCTGATCAACGTCGACGTCGTCGACGGCGAGGTCGTCATCGTCGACGAGGGCGGCGACTCGTAG